The proteins below come from a single Methylobacterium radiotolerans JCM 2831 genomic window:
- a CDS encoding Fic family protein — MVDKPDIAARRDELEGFYTFRRIVELRMAPVGGAFDVDHLKEINRRIFQDLPGLGFDDVTPGRFRDAVPAGVDWVKHRQLETANVTSHVCYSDMDAKAIGRLGETLERADPERLRLMKTGPFVQELASLYAELDYIHPFRDGNSRTLREFTRELAEASGFHLQWEYFGQNKGGRDALYVARDRSVNELALPNIKADVTRRNVVFSMDQLEGNKDLAGLLKHAGHHLVRPARADAFQRLPEAEAVLAFPELKEAYATLRRADFYSTTKVANTPQLREQFVAGVRATIQEKLNAGETQGLGPTKPAEKSKSENTKQPPRSTPDRER; from the coding sequence ATGGTCGATAAGCCCGACATTGCAGCAAGACGCGATGAGCTGGAAGGTTTCTACACCTTCCGGCGCATCGTTGAGCTACGCATGGCGCCCGTGGGGGGCGCATTTGACGTTGACCACCTGAAGGAGATCAATCGCCGGATCTTCCAGGATCTACCAGGCCTTGGCTTCGATGACGTGACGCCCGGCCGCTTCAGGGATGCCGTGCCGGCGGGTGTCGATTGGGTTAAGCACCGCCAGTTAGAGACGGCCAACGTCACGTCGCATGTCTGCTACTCAGACATGGACGCCAAGGCGATTGGGCGGCTCGGCGAAACACTAGAGCGCGCCGACCCCGAACGTCTCCGGCTGATGAAGACCGGCCCGTTCGTCCAAGAGCTGGCCTCACTCTATGCCGAACTCGATTACATCCACCCGTTCCGGGATGGAAATAGCCGCACGCTGCGCGAATTCACGCGCGAGCTGGCCGAGGCCTCCGGCTTCCATCTGCAATGGGAATACTTCGGGCAGAACAAGGGCGGCCGCGACGCGCTCTATGTCGCCCGCGACCGCAGCGTCAACGAGCTGGCATTGCCGAACATCAAAGCGGACGTGACGCGCCGGAACGTCGTTTTCAGCATGGACCAACTGGAAGGCAACAAGGATCTTGCCGGCCTGCTGAAGCACGCCGGCCATCACCTTGTGCGCCCCGCCCGCGCCGATGCGTTCCAGCGGCTGCCGGAAGCCGAGGCCGTATTGGCATTCCCCGAGCTGAAAGAGGCTTACGCCACGCTGCGGCGCGCCGACTTCTACAGCACTACGAAGGTAGCGAATACACCTCAGTTGCGTGAGCAGTTCGTGGCCGGCGTTCGCGCCACGATCCAAGAAAAACTCAACGCCGGCGAGACGCAAGGACTTGGGCCGACGAAGCCGGCAGAGAAGAGCAAGAGCGAAAATACCAAACAGCCGCCGCGATCAACACCAGATCGCGAGCGATAA
- a CDS encoding replication protein RepA, with translation MTTSRKTTTRNRTPAMPKDPHEVERRAYLQQMLDEGFDPADAKTIAEKTVFPTAQRRAPSDAKAIGDVVNQAQPARPQRAQREAKAIGDLLGETPAKPAPPPPKTRRETPIKPVYDYRYEELPSRVRDLIEAHLAIETADAKAAGSIGFMTRALAIATLPHRRVAEDRFVRKNGDFTLTMLTAHPEGLPYGTLPRLLLTWVCSEAVRTKEPVLSLGTSLASYLRELGLKNTGGKRGDITRLKHAMTTMFSAIISCRYEGRESWALQNVLLADRVEWWEPQNRDEAGEWQSRLLLSRPFFQECVDHPVPINMIAMKALRHSPLALDIYVWLTHRMSYLSKRTTIPWISLSAQFGADYARNDQGLRDFRRAFLRELKHVLTIYNTAKVSNSDNGLVLYPSPTHVPPKMTFDRENQGLLQF, from the coding sequence ATGACGACGAGCCGCAAGACTACCACGCGCAACCGCACGCCGGCCATGCCGAAAGATCCGCACGAAGTCGAGCGGCGTGCATATCTTCAGCAAATGTTAGACGAGGGTTTCGACCCGGCCGACGCGAAGACGATCGCCGAAAAGACCGTGTTCCCCACGGCTCAGCGCCGTGCGCCGAGCGATGCGAAGGCCATCGGCGATGTGGTGAACCAGGCGCAGCCAGCGCGCCCACAGCGGGCGCAGCGGGAGGCTAAAGCTATCGGCGACCTGTTGGGCGAAACGCCGGCGAAACCTGCGCCGCCTCCCCCCAAGACCCGCCGAGAGACACCCATTAAGCCGGTGTACGACTACCGCTATGAAGAACTGCCGTCGCGGGTGCGCGACCTCATCGAGGCGCACTTAGCGATCGAAACCGCCGACGCGAAGGCGGCCGGCTCGATCGGCTTCATGACGCGCGCGCTCGCGATTGCGACGCTGCCGCATCGGCGCGTCGCCGAGGACAGGTTCGTTCGCAAGAACGGCGACTTCACGCTCACTATGCTGACCGCGCATCCCGAAGGGCTGCCGTATGGAACCCTGCCCCGCCTGCTGCTGACCTGGGTGTGTTCGGAAGCGGTCAGAACGAAGGAGCCCGTTCTGTCGCTGGGCACATCGTTGGCCTCCTACCTGCGCGAACTCGGGCTGAAGAACACCGGCGGAAAGCGCGGCGACATCACACGCCTGAAGCACGCGATGACGACCATGTTCTCAGCCATCATTTCGTGCCGCTACGAGGGCCGCGAAAGCTGGGCATTGCAAAACGTCTTGCTCGCCGATCGCGTCGAGTGGTGGGAGCCGCAGAACCGCGACGAGGCCGGCGAATGGCAATCCCGGTTGCTGCTGTCGCGGCCGTTCTTCCAAGAGTGTGTTGACCATCCGGTGCCTATCAACATGATCGCGATGAAGGCGCTGCGCCATTCGCCGCTTGCGCTCGATATCTACGTTTGGCTCACTCACCGGATGAGCTATCTATCCAAGCGGACCACCATCCCGTGGATCTCGCTATCGGCACAATTCGGCGCCGACTACGCTCGCAACGACCAAGGCCTGCGCGACTTCCGCCGCGCATTTCTTCGCGAACTGAAGCATGTGCTGACCATCTACAACACCGCGAAAGTGTCGAACTCGGATAACGGATTGGTTCTCTATCCGAGTCCGACCCATGTGCCGCCGAAGATGACGTTTGATCGCGAAAACCAGGGGCTCTTGCAGTTCTGA
- a CDS encoding trypsin-like serine protease, whose protein sequence is MDASFQESDMISGTSLPSCFAAILSVAIAGTASAASQPTAARLLSAEQAREVDAQALASASKITTAEARQRLAVQRESRDLVASLRSTYGNRIAGIYREWTPSPRLVVRLKGASAERVSRANLPTGSVEVVIKSGARFGADELKQAGRTHAKALRAAFPTLGGTWVDERTGELVVEVASAADVKTAKDLATVIAGVPARVVVGRGDFNAALSGSGALDIALPNAVGHCTGGFTVNIFDGNDKTTGLATAGHCPDGNGTATYTTLDGLQDTLTLVGQDYDADSDVKWYTKVDQDRDFEPTFYSDDVTKREVSWYVWRDETVVGDSVCKYGQTSGASCGVVASTSYAPADPICNGQTCAATYVMVEPVAGQTQFGCASGDSGGPVFNDTTAYGILKGCGDRVGNTIYAQRMFYTALDALAENDVYVFVPI, encoded by the coding sequence ATGGACGCCTCCTTTCAGGAGAGCGATATGATTTCAGGAACTAGCCTTCCCAGTTGCTTCGCAGCCATCCTCTCGGTGGCAATCGCTGGCACAGCTTCAGCAGCGAGCCAGCCCACAGCAGCGCGTCTACTTTCGGCCGAACAGGCCCGGGAGGTCGATGCGCAGGCGCTGGCTTCGGCAAGCAAGATCACGACTGCGGAAGCGCGCCAGCGCCTGGCTGTGCAGCGCGAAAGCCGCGACCTGGTCGCGAGCCTCCGCAGCACCTACGGCAACCGGATCGCCGGTATCTACCGCGAGTGGACGCCCAGTCCGCGTCTCGTGGTCCGCCTGAAAGGTGCGAGCGCGGAGCGCGTCAGCCGGGCCAATCTGCCGACCGGATCGGTGGAGGTCGTCATCAAGTCGGGGGCCAGGTTCGGCGCCGACGAGCTGAAGCAGGCCGGTCGCACGCATGCGAAGGCGCTGCGCGCGGCATTCCCGACGCTCGGCGGTACGTGGGTCGATGAGCGCACGGGTGAGCTGGTGGTGGAAGTCGCCAGTGCGGCCGACGTGAAGACGGCCAAGGATCTGGCAACGGTGATCGCCGGCGTGCCGGCGCGCGTGGTGGTGGGACGCGGGGACTTCAATGCCGCGCTCAGCGGTAGCGGCGCTCTCGACATTGCGCTACCCAATGCCGTTGGTCATTGCACGGGCGGGTTCACGGTCAACATATTCGACGGCAACGACAAGACGACGGGACTCGCCACGGCCGGTCATTGCCCGGATGGGAACGGCACGGCGACATACACGACGCTGGATGGCCTGCAAGACACGTTGACCCTGGTGGGGCAGGACTACGATGCGGATTCCGACGTCAAGTGGTACACGAAGGTGGACCAGGACCGGGATTTCGAACCGACGTTCTACTCGGACGACGTGACGAAGCGCGAGGTCAGTTGGTATGTCTGGCGGGACGAGACGGTCGTGGGAGACTCGGTCTGCAAGTACGGGCAGACGTCGGGCGCTAGCTGTGGCGTTGTGGCGAGCACCAGCTATGCGCCGGCCGATCCGATCTGCAACGGGCAGACCTGCGCGGCGACTTACGTGATGGTCGAGCCAGTAGCCGGTCAAACGCAATTTGGCTGCGCCTCCGGCGACAGCGGCGGCCCGGTGTTCAACGACACCACGGCCTACGGCATCCTGAAAGGATGCGGGGACCGTGTCGGCAACACGATCTATGCGCAGCGCATGTTCTACACCGCTCTCGATGCCCTGGCGGAGAACGACGTATATGTGTTTGTGCCGATCTAA
- a CDS encoding recombinase family protein, translating into MKIGYARVSTDDQNLDLQRDALTAAGCGRIFVDTASGAKADRPGLADALDFARSGDVLVVWRLDRLGRSLKELVSLVDRLSGSGVGFESLNERLDTTSASGELVFHIFGAIAQFERRLMVERTRAGLHAARARGRSGGRPSASADTIRAIETLALTDRTPDDICKALKISRSTFYKYAPARAATPAPGAVVTSKRDRSRGSVTKQKPGA; encoded by the coding sequence ATGAAAATCGGGTATGCGCGGGTATCGACAGACGATCAGAACCTTGACCTTCAGCGTGACGCGCTGACGGCCGCCGGCTGCGGCCGCATCTTCGTGGACACCGCGAGCGGAGCGAAGGCGGACCGGCCGGGCCTGGCGGACGCGCTCGATTTCGCACGCAGCGGCGACGTGCTGGTCGTGTGGCGGCTCGACAGGCTGGGACGGTCACTAAAGGAGCTAGTGAGCCTTGTGGACCGGCTCAGTGGGTCAGGCGTCGGCTTTGAAAGCCTGAATGAGCGACTGGACACGACCAGCGCCTCCGGTGAGCTGGTCTTTCATATTTTCGGCGCCATCGCGCAGTTCGAGCGCCGGCTCATGGTGGAGCGGACGCGGGCAGGGCTCCACGCTGCCCGCGCGCGTGGGCGCAGCGGCGGCCGCCCGAGTGCGAGCGCCGACACCATCCGGGCGATCGAGACACTGGCGCTGACCGATCGAACGCCGGATGACATATGCAAGGCGCTGAAGATCAGCCGCAGCACGTTCTACAAGTACGCGCCCGCACGCGCAGCGACACCAGCGCCGGGGGCGGTGGTGACGAGTAAGCGCGATCGATCGCGCGGATCTGTCACCAAGCAAAAGCCCGGCGCTTAG
- a CDS encoding antitoxin VbhA family protein, producing the protein MLEVNYTLRIDQNSRDRFTNAVKIKERHRKPSQVMRELMDAYVDGRLVIEPSGPAKPSEDELRLRREAVEYAHGSVALEGFAVSGAAQELAQKFMRGEISKEEFMAPSFDVVHGR; encoded by the coding sequence ATGTTGGAAGTGAATTACACGCTCCGCATCGATCAGAACAGCCGCGATCGCTTCACGAATGCAGTAAAGATCAAGGAACGCCATCGGAAGCCGTCGCAGGTCATGCGCGAACTGATGGACGCTTATGTCGATGGCCGCCTCGTGATCGAGCCGAGCGGCCCCGCGAAGCCGTCCGAGGACGAGCTGCGTCTGCGCCGTGAGGCCGTGGAATACGCACACGGTTCCGTGGCGCTGGAAGGCTTCGCAGTGAGCGGAGCTGCGCAGGAGCTGGCGCAGAAATTCATGCGCGGCGAAATCAGCAAGGAAGAGTTCATGGCGCCGTCCTTCGACGTGGTCCATGGTCGATAA